The proteins below are encoded in one region of Segatella copri:
- a CDS encoding glycosyl hydrolase translates to MNSKKRYMVIALLALLVVSAMAYNDEAKPWTFWNWKYGSVSRPGIHADLTGMKNVGMGGIWLMPVREAGECLESQDGVAQLSPEFWKMMDYSFQLADSLDFDMGIHVLPGNPLVLPAESMQKVVWTDTIVKGGKKIEGLQMWQPESYKDGKMQSAGSEGGYYQDIAAFAIRFKGKTGPAWRNATDSAARSEAVPMTDVLPLKMEGGMVMGVMVNGILQNKLPKGSWCLLRMGHTSTGQTHATDGKGIGLEVDRFSPAAVKKLFDSWYAPLLNRPHGDVVSYLYIDPREWGSQNWGCQFAEEFKVRRGYDLIPYLPVMAGVPLESASRYEQVQNDIRLTIEELVKEKFFQTFTRLAEEQYVEVSCEPIPRTDHPDDMFRAVSRAHIYNENPVQAVVCTGNYGARNGTPALLKPLIDRHLALGINRFIFLHDIVRHPEARGFMDYITMCQHYLQQGRPVVDIAVFHPSGNPEQKNSYRAPRGYKYDLINKDALLKWNFEYSPKGKLPGNQDYRILVVSQPDSSLSAEIKAKLEELREEGIVIIDKPYQAKNFSQYGIDPDVILPENMDYAHRLVLEATGRKDIYFLINQENKERQIMATFRTGTSRIRQIVNLNLPAYGSVFVILSNRDDMQIISPAKLPLP, encoded by the coding sequence ATGAATAGTAAGAAAAGATATATGGTGATAGCTTTGCTGGCGCTTCTGGTTGTGTCGGCAATGGCATATAATGACGAGGCTAAGCCTTGGACCTTCTGGAACTGGAAGTATGGCTCTGTTTCCAGACCGGGTATTCATGCCGATCTGACGGGTATGAAGAATGTAGGTATGGGCGGTATCTGGCTGATGCCGGTACGTGAAGCCGGTGAGTGTCTGGAATCTCAGGACGGGGTGGCACAGCTGTCGCCTGAGTTCTGGAAGATGATGGATTATTCCTTCCAGCTAGCCGACTCTCTCGATTTTGACATGGGCATCCATGTCTTGCCTGGCAATCCGCTTGTCCTCCCTGCTGAATCGATGCAGAAGGTTGTCTGGACCGATACCATCGTGAAGGGCGGAAAGAAGATTGAAGGCTTGCAGATGTGGCAGCCCGAGAGTTATAAGGACGGAAAGATGCAGTCTGCCGGAAGCGAAGGTGGATATTATCAGGATATTGCTGCTTTTGCCATCCGCTTTAAAGGGAAAACGGGTCCTGCCTGGCGCAACGCAACCGATTCGGCTGCCCGGAGCGAGGCGGTGCCGATGACTGATGTGCTTCCCTTGAAGATGGAAGGGGGAATGGTGATGGGTGTCATGGTGAATGGTATCTTGCAGAATAAGTTGCCTAAGGGCTCCTGGTGCCTGTTGCGGATGGGACATACCTCAACGGGACAGACTCATGCAACGGATGGGAAAGGTATAGGACTTGAGGTGGACAGGTTCTCACCGGCAGCCGTAAAGAAACTATTCGATTCCTGGTATGCGCCGTTACTGAACCGTCCGCATGGCGATGTGGTGTCGTATCTGTATATCGACCCGAGAGAGTGGGGCAGTCAGAACTGGGGCTGTCAGTTTGCCGAAGAATTCAAGGTGCGCCGCGGCTATGATCTCATCCCCTATCTTCCTGTCATGGCAGGTGTTCCGCTGGAGTCGGCTTCCCGATACGAACAGGTACAGAATGATATCCGTCTCACCATCGAGGAACTGGTAAAGGAGAAGTTCTTCCAGACCTTCACCCGTCTGGCAGAAGAACAGTATGTTGAGGTTTCTTGTGAGCCTATCCCGCGTACCGATCATCCTGACGATATGTTTCGTGCCGTAAGCAGAGCCCATATCTATAATGAAAATCCGGTTCAGGCTGTGGTTTGTACAGGAAACTATGGCGCACGGAACGGAACGCCCGCTTTGCTCAAACCTTTGATAGACCGCCACCTGGCGCTTGGCATCAACAGGTTCATTTTCCTGCATGATATTGTCCGGCATCCAGAGGCTCGAGGTTTCATGGATTACATCACCATGTGTCAGCATTATCTGCAGCAGGGCAGACCGGTGGTTGATATCGCTGTGTTTCATCCTTCGGGAAACCCCGAACAGAAGAACAGCTATCGTGCCCCTCGTGGTTACAAATACGATTTGATCAACAAGGATGCCTTGCTGAAATGGAATTTCGAATACAGTCCGAAAGGTAAACTGCCTGGAAATCAGGATTATCGCATTCTCGTGGTTTCGCAGCCGGATAGCTCTCTCTCTGCTGAGATAAAAGCGAAACTGGAGGAATTGCGTGAGGAAGGCATCGTCATCATCGACAAGCCTTATCAGGCGAAGAACTTCTCGCAGTATGGCATCGATCCGGATGTCATACTGCCTGAGAATATGGATTATGCCCACCGTCTGGTTCTGGAGGCAACGGGCAGGAAGGATATCTATTTCCTGATTAATCAGGAGAATAAGGAGCGCCAGATTATGGCAACCTTCCGTACCGGTACTTCCAGAATCCGCCAGATAGTGAACTTGAACTTGCCAGCTTATGGCTCAGTCTTCGTCATCCTGTCTAACAGGGATGACATGCAGATTATCAGCCCAGCAAAGCTTCCGCTACCTTGA
- a CDS encoding RNA polymerase sigma factor, translating to MSVYAEIFKDFQEGSLTSFYRKMYAELVVYASRLLGAEFAFLAEDCVQNAVYNTFRKRDTFSSSSQWKNHIYICVHNEVMNVFRKVKAKSNYLTTLEEEKEDFLTGIIEQETITMLYDAISRLPEKYQEVFNMSFVEGMKNAEAAKALGIAVVSYKKRKARMLELLRHNLKGENGEKLMMLLLVLAH from the coding sequence ATGAGCGTTTATGCAGAGATTTTCAAAGATTTTCAAGAGGGTTCGCTTACTTCATTCTATCGGAAGATGTATGCAGAATTAGTGGTCTATGCTTCTCGGCTATTAGGCGCTGAGTTCGCTTTCTTGGCAGAGGATTGTGTGCAGAATGCGGTCTATAATACTTTCCGAAAGAGAGATACTTTCAGCAGTTCAAGCCAATGGAAGAACCATATCTATATTTGTGTTCACAACGAAGTGATGAATGTCTTTCGCAAAGTTAAGGCGAAAAGTAACTATCTCACTACGTTGGAGGAGGAAAAGGAAGACTTTCTTACAGGGATTATCGAGCAAGAAACGATAACGATGCTTTATGATGCCATCAGCCGTTTGCCCGAGAAATACCAAGAAGTGTTTAATATGAGTTTTGTGGAGGGCATGAAAAATGCCGAGGCCGCCAAGGCGTTGGGTATAGCCGTTGTATCATATAAAAAGCGCAAGGCTCGAATGTTGGAGCTCTTGCGCCATAACTTAAAGGGAGAGAATGGAGAAAAACTAATGATGCTTTTATTGGTGCTTGCCCATTAG
- a CDS encoding DJ-1 family glyoxalase III codes for MAKVYEFLANGFEEIEGLAPVDILRRGGVDIKTVSVTGTEWVETSHGVTIKADLKFEDIASFEDADMLMIPGGMPGSTNLNEHEGVRQALIAQHKAGKRIGAICAAPMVLASTGILEGKKATCYPGFEQYFGENTEYTATLFQEDGNVITGEGPAATLPYAYKILSYFVSKETVAALQDGMMYDHLMQSK; via the coding sequence ATGGCTAAGGTATATGAATTTCTTGCCAATGGCTTCGAGGAAATCGAAGGATTGGCTCCGGTTGACATCCTCCGCAGAGGTGGTGTAGACATCAAGACTGTAAGTGTAACGGGTACTGAATGGGTAGAAACATCGCATGGTGTAACCATCAAGGCTGACCTGAAGTTTGAGGATATTGCCAGCTTTGAAGATGCTGACATGCTGATGATTCCGGGCGGAATGCCAGGCAGTACAAACCTCAACGAGCACGAAGGTGTGCGCCAGGCGCTCATCGCACAGCACAAGGCTGGCAAGCGAATCGGTGCCATCTGCGCAGCCCCAATGGTTCTGGCAAGCACAGGCATTCTCGAAGGAAAGAAGGCTACCTGTTATCCTGGCTTTGAGCAGTATTTCGGCGAGAACACCGAATATACCGCCACCCTCTTCCAGGAAGACGGCAACGTGATTACGGGCGAAGGTCCTGCAGCAACCCTCCCATACGCCTATAAGATATTGAGCTATTTCGTAAGCAAGGAAACCGTAGCTGCCCTGCAGGATGGCATGATGTATGATCATCTCATGCAGAGCAAGTAA
- a CDS encoding SusC/RagA family TonB-linked outer membrane protein, translating to MRREIFIWTMTVILALLPLAGNAKNYSVNYQNIAFEKVINDLRKKTGYEFVYQKNVIKNVGTIYCRLNNASLQQILNRIILEDAELDYEIVDKTVVISQVKKSLPYFKKLVTGYVNDENGEPLVGVTIRQVGSKSGVATDIDGQFAIMVEGKDPKIALSYIGMKDKVVKAQSIKGKNVTITMQTNEIMMNDVLVTGYQNIKRKNATGSYQTITAKDMDERYTGDIVSNLEGKVPGLVSYKNGINGEGEASLAIRGIGSFQAKTNPLVVVDGLPIEGSIESINPYDIENITILKDAAAASIYGARASNGVIVITTKKAQKEKVDIDFNADLCISEKYNYDNFRWASAAEVIQLEKYNFNGLKNAEDPSAFNSLQQSYLNNKHSLSIISRLLMDNYSGVLSDADLQNQLDALSKNNYRKEWQDAYERAQVTQQYNLAIRTNGKSLNSNITLNYKTDNNGMVKEHNNALNLSYKGILRASNWLNFTFGANIQSERSKTHIGDLWSAIYSFMPYQSMYNADGTLARMEADTYLGEEALQNPEYGFKDASYNPLEEVNMNFNNTRRTNIRSFIHADFNILPGWTASAQFQYEDIYYKNDAYREGSSYYMRNLYNLYTSSNNASEDGGDDEDDDWGDEDMYALSRTIKRVSPYTLGSDAGVKHYIPNGGMLQTNTAEGAYYTFRLQTDFNKTFAEKHELSALAGFEYRQTKYKTNSNLLMGYDEQTQTNNQGLMNFGQLVDIEGNLSALGSNYHMYGAPAGNDFSTTETLHRFYSLYFTGSYVYDTRYSASVSCRLDKADLFGTDPKFRGRPLWSAGLSWNAHNEEFMKDIKWLNVLKFRTSYGLTGNIDQSVSSYLTANIGINKINGNKVATLNTPPNDQLRWEKTSSFNFGIDFAMFNNRLNGSLDFYHKKGSDLLTITDLDPTTGWNQLTINNGKATNKGVELQLDGIILPARSRNDFGINASFNLAYNQNKVTHVSHEAASGQEALYSKTLHKGYPIHSLFSYRYEGMEVDGNTQSFKWRGADGEVHSSDIANGEFTPDDVVFSGGLDPKITANFTPDFTYRGFTLSAMFAFYGGHYMRAKVNDWTSEGTAAGYDNQGNIISSAYLNYWTSDDKTLHPANGYLGTVNVIGNPQYMDTNVVHADYMKLRNIVLGYNFSQDICHKLGINQLRLRFQMNNIATWTRNKWNIDPEANDPVTGMDLKKTPRSYTMSLFVNF from the coding sequence ATGAGAAGAGAGATTTTTATCTGGACGATGACGGTAATCTTAGCCTTACTGCCACTGGCAGGCAATGCAAAGAACTATTCCGTTAATTACCAGAACATTGCTTTCGAAAAGGTCATCAATGACCTAAGAAAAAAGACAGGCTATGAGTTTGTCTATCAAAAGAACGTCATTAAGAATGTGGGAACCATTTATTGCCGTCTCAACAATGCGAGCCTGCAACAAATTCTCAACCGCATCATCTTGGAAGACGCAGAGTTAGACTACGAAATTGTTGACAAGACCGTTGTCATCAGCCAGGTCAAGAAGAGCCTCCCTTATTTCAAGAAGCTCGTCACGGGTTACGTGAACGACGAGAATGGAGAGCCTCTTGTTGGCGTAACCATCCGCCAGGTAGGCTCCAAGAGCGGTGTGGCAACAGACATTGATGGTCAGTTTGCCATCATGGTGGAAGGCAAAGACCCAAAAATCGCCCTATCCTATATTGGCATGAAAGACAAGGTGGTAAAGGCACAAAGCATCAAGGGGAAAAACGTGACCATCACCATGCAAACCAATGAAATCATGATGAACGATGTTCTGGTGACTGGTTACCAGAATATCAAGCGCAAGAATGCCACAGGTTCTTACCAAACCATCACCGCCAAGGACATGGATGAGCGATACACCGGCGACATCGTTAGCAACCTAGAGGGAAAAGTCCCAGGTCTGGTATCCTACAAGAATGGCATCAATGGAGAAGGTGAAGCTTCTCTTGCCATCCGTGGCATTGGTTCTTTCCAAGCCAAGACCAACCCTTTGGTCGTTGTTGACGGACTTCCTATAGAAGGCTCTATCGAATCCATCAATCCATACGACATAGAAAACATCACGATTCTGAAAGACGCTGCCGCTGCTTCCATCTATGGAGCAAGGGCTTCCAACGGTGTCATTGTCATCACGACCAAGAAGGCACAAAAGGAGAAAGTTGACATTGACTTCAACGCCGACCTGTGCATCAGCGAGAAATACAATTACGACAACTTCCGTTGGGCAAGTGCCGCCGAAGTCATCCAACTGGAAAAATACAACTTCAACGGACTGAAAAATGCTGAAGACCCAAGTGCGTTCAACTCTCTCCAACAGAGTTATCTCAACAACAAGCATAGCCTCAGCATCATCAGCCGCTTATTGATGGACAACTATAGCGGTGTACTGAGCGACGCTGACTTGCAGAATCAACTTGATGCCTTGAGCAAGAACAACTACCGCAAGGAATGGCAGGATGCCTACGAACGCGCCCAAGTGACCCAGCAGTACAACCTCGCCATCAGAACCAACGGAAAATCACTGAACTCAAACATTACCTTGAACTACAAGACCGATAACAACGGTATGGTCAAGGAGCATAACAACGCCCTGAACTTGAGTTACAAAGGAATCCTGAGAGCAAGCAATTGGCTCAATTTCACCTTTGGAGCCAATATCCAGAGTGAGCGTTCCAAGACACACATCGGAGACTTATGGAGCGCCATCTATTCCTTCATGCCGTATCAAAGCATGTATAATGCAGACGGCACCTTGGCAAGAATGGAAGCAGACACTTACCTGGGCGAGGAAGCTCTCCAAAATCCAGAATACGGTTTCAAGGATGCCAGCTACAATCCTTTGGAAGAGGTAAATATGAACTTCAACAATACCCGTCGAACTAACATCCGATCTTTCATCCACGCTGACTTCAACATTCTTCCAGGATGGACAGCCTCAGCACAGTTCCAGTACGAGGACATTTATTACAAAAACGATGCCTATAGAGAAGGGAGCTCTTACTATATGAGAAACCTCTACAACCTCTATACCAGCAGTAATAACGCATCAGAAGATGGAGGAGATGACGAAGATGATGATTGGGGAGACGAAGACATGTATGCTCTTAGTCGTACTATCAAACGTGTCAGTCCTTATACTTTAGGCAGCGATGCAGGCGTAAAGCACTACATTCCAAACGGCGGTATGCTCCAGACCAACACGGCAGAAGGTGCATATTACACATTCCGCCTACAGACAGACTTCAACAAGACTTTCGCAGAGAAGCATGAACTAAGTGCCTTGGCTGGTTTTGAGTATCGACAGACCAAATACAAGACCAACAGCAATCTCCTGATGGGCTACGATGAACAGACACAGACCAACAACCAAGGTCTGATGAACTTCGGTCAATTGGTGGATATCGAGGGAAACTTATCTGCATTGGGTTCCAATTACCACATGTATGGAGCACCAGCAGGTAACGATTTCAGCACAACAGAAACCTTGCATCGTTTCTACTCTCTCTACTTCACAGGAAGCTATGTCTATGACACTCGATACTCGGCATCCGTGTCTTGCCGCCTGGACAAGGCAGACCTATTCGGAACAGACCCTAAGTTTCGTGGACGTCCATTATGGTCTGCTGGATTGAGTTGGAATGCGCACAACGAGGAATTTATGAAGGACATCAAATGGCTCAATGTACTGAAGTTCCGTACTTCATACGGTCTGACAGGTAACATCGACCAATCCGTTTCCTCATACCTGACTGCCAACATCGGTATCAACAAAATCAACGGCAACAAGGTGGCAACCCTAAACACACCACCTAACGACCAGTTGAGATGGGAGAAGACCTCTTCCTTCAACTTCGGTATAGATTTCGCCATGTTCAACAATCGACTCAACGGTTCGTTGGATTTCTATCACAAGAAGGGAAGCGATTTGCTCACCATCACCGACCTTGACCCGACAACAGGTTGGAACCAATTGACCATCAACAACGGAAAGGCCACCAACAAGGGTGTAGAATTACAATTGGATGGCATCATCTTGCCAGCACGTAGTCGAAACGACTTCGGAATCAACGCAAGTTTCAACTTGGCATATAACCAGAACAAGGTAACCCACGTAAGCCATGAAGCTGCATCGGGACAGGAAGCATTATATTCCAAAACCCTACACAAGGGCTACCCTATCCACTCCTTGTTCTCTTACCGATACGAAGGCATGGAGGTAGATGGGAATACCCAATCGTTCAAATGGCGTGGTGCCGATGGCGAAGTCCACTCTTCGGATATAGCCAATGGTGAGTTTACACCAGACGATGTCGTTTTCAGTGGTGGTCTCGACCCTAAGATTACTGCGAACTTTACTCCCGATTTTACCTATCGTGGCTTCACCCTCTCTGCCATGTTCGCCTTTTATGGAGGACATTACATGAGAGCTAAGGTAAACGACTGGACTTCCGAAGGTACAGCAGCAGGATATGACAACCAGGGAAATATCATTTCATCCGCCTACCTCAACTATTGGACTTCAGACGACAAGACGCTCCACCCTGCCAACGGTTACCTTGGTACAGTCAATGTCATCGGCAATCCACAATACATGGACACCAACGTTGTCCATGCCGACTACATGAAGCTACGCAACATCGTATTGGGTTACAACTTTTCACAAGACATCTGTCACAAGTTGGGTATCAACCAACTCCGTCTCCGCTTCCAGATGAACAACATCGCCACCTGGACACGCAACAAATGGAACATAGACCCAGAGGCCAACGACCCTGTGACAGGAATGGACTTGAAAAAGACTCCACGCAGTTACACAATGAGCCTGTTCGTAAACTTCTAA
- the recG gene encoding ATP-dependent DNA helicase RecG produces the protein MNSILDQDIMFLPGVGPKKKEILSKELGINSYSDLLEYYPYKYVDRSKVFHISELNADMPFVQLKGKILSYDEIDTGKRNKLLVAHFSDGYGVADLIWYRGAQYIMKTYRVGTEYLVFGKPTVFNGRFQFTHPDMDDATNLQISEMGMQPYYSLTENLRKRGYTSRSIEKLTKQLVTILPPLPETLPSHIVDRLHLVSRDAAIRMIHYPHSHQEMQKAQVRLKFEELFYVQLNIIRYATDQRRKFRGYVFNRIADIFNGFYAHHLPFELTGAQKRVMHEIRADMCSGRQMNRLLQGDVGSGKTLVALMTMLIALDNGYQACMMAPTEILAEQHLQTICDFLQGMDIRVELLTGIVKGKKREKILADLATGDIQILVGTHAILEDPVVFRRLGVAVIDEQHRFGVAQRAKLWNKSENPPHILVMTATPIPRTLAMTIYGDLDVSVIDELPPGRKPIQTLHKFDTQLTSLYQSIRRQINLGRQVYIVFPLIKESEKSDLKNLEEGYETLKQAFPEFKLSKIHGKMKSAEKEVEMEQFVKGETQILVATTVIEVGVNVPNASVMVILDAQRFGLSQLHQLRGRVGRGCDQSYCILVTNYKLSEETRKRIDIMCDTNDGFRIAEADLKLRGPGDLEGTQQSGMAFDLKIANIARDGQLVQLARTEAQEIIDNDPECNAPHNALLWNRLRDLKKTHINWAAIS, from the coding sequence ATGAATAGTATTTTAGACCAAGACATCATGTTCCTGCCAGGGGTAGGACCCAAGAAGAAAGAGATACTGAGCAAGGAGCTCGGCATCAACTCTTATAGTGACCTGCTGGAATACTATCCATATAAATATGTAGACCGCTCCAAGGTTTTCCACATCAGCGAACTCAATGCCGACATGCCCTTTGTACAACTCAAAGGCAAGATACTCAGCTACGATGAGATAGATACCGGCAAGCGCAACAAGCTGCTGGTAGCCCATTTCTCAGACGGCTACGGTGTAGCTGACCTCATCTGGTATCGCGGTGCCCAATACATCATGAAGACTTACCGTGTGGGAACCGAATATCTCGTTTTCGGAAAGCCAACCGTCTTCAACGGCAGATTCCAGTTTACCCATCCCGACATGGACGATGCCACCAATCTCCAGATTTCAGAGATGGGCATGCAGCCCTACTACTCGCTTACCGAGAACCTGAGAAAACGCGGCTACACCTCACGTTCCATAGAGAAGTTGACCAAGCAGTTGGTCACCATCCTTCCTCCTCTTCCCGAAACGCTGCCAAGCCATATCGTAGACCGTCTGCATCTGGTTTCGCGCGATGCAGCCATCCGCATGATTCATTATCCGCATTCCCATCAGGAGATGCAGAAGGCACAGGTACGCCTTAAATTTGAGGAACTCTTCTATGTGCAGCTTAATATAATAAGGTATGCCACCGACCAGCGCCGCAAGTTCAGGGGCTATGTCTTCAACCGCATCGCCGATATCTTCAACGGGTTCTATGCCCATCATCTGCCCTTCGAACTGACAGGCGCCCAGAAACGGGTGATGCATGAAATCAGAGCCGATATGTGCAGCGGCAGACAGATGAACCGTCTTCTGCAGGGTGATGTAGGTTCAGGCAAGACGCTCGTGGCTCTCATGACCATGCTCATTGCGCTGGATAACGGTTATCAGGCATGTATGATGGCACCTACCGAAATTCTTGCCGAGCAGCATCTGCAAACCATCTGCGACTTCCTGCAGGGAATGGACATCCGGGTGGAACTGCTCACAGGCATCGTAAAGGGAAAGAAGAGAGAAAAGATTCTTGCCGACCTGGCTACGGGCGACATCCAGATTCTGGTAGGCACCCATGCCATCCTCGAAGACCCTGTGGTTTTCAGAAGATTAGGCGTAGCCGTCATCGATGAGCAGCATCGCTTCGGTGTGGCGCAGAGAGCCAAGCTGTGGAACAAGAGCGAGAATCCGCCTCATATCCTCGTGATGACCGCCACTCCTATCCCCCGCACCCTCGCCATGACCATTTATGGTGACCTGGACGTGAGCGTGATTGATGAACTGCCACCGGGCAGAAAACCGATACAGACGCTACATAAGTTTGATACCCAACTTACCAGTCTCTATCAGAGCATCCGCCGCCAGATTAATCTCGGCAGACAGGTATATATCGTCTTTCCGCTGATCAAGGAAAGCGAGAAGAGCGACCTGAAGAACCTGGAAGAAGGTTACGAAACGCTGAAACAGGCATTCCCGGAATTCAAATTGAGTAAGATTCATGGCAAGATGAAATCTGCCGAGAAGGAGGTAGAGATGGAGCAGTTTGTGAAGGGCGAAACACAGATTCTCGTTGCCACCACCGTAATAGAAGTTGGTGTTAATGTGCCCAATGCTTCTGTGATGGTTATCCTGGATGCACAGCGCTTCGGTCTGTCCCAGTTGCACCAGCTGCGAGGCCGTGTAGGAAGAGGCTGCGACCAGAGCTACTGCATTCTGGTAACCAACTATAAGCTTTCAGAAGAAACCCGCAAACGCATTGATATCATGTGCGATACGAACGACGGTTTCCGTATCGCCGAGGCCGACTTGAAACTCCGTGGTCCCGGCGACCTGGAGGGAACGCAGCAGAGCGGCATGGCTTTCGACCTGAAGATAGCGAATATTGCCAGAGACGGTCAGCTGGTACAACTGGCGCGCACAGAAGCACAGGAAATCATCGACAACGATCCCGAATGCAATGCTCCTCACAACGCCCTGCTCTGGAACCGCCTCAGGGATTTGAAGAAAACCCATATCAACTGGGCAGCCATCAGCTAA
- a CDS encoding RagB/SusD family nutrient uptake outer membrane protein → MRKTIKKFIYITCIALAFTACDDKLEITPKGQTTLETVDDLALLLNQEYDLVTMPFSDLGLICDESLGSSESVSEMLSQTKTLNYAYLTYDEKVDRATLSQQDARYEALYKYINYMNVILDKADDASGDNRTRATIKAQAQVLRAYFHYLLVNIYAAQYDPATASKKGGVPYVTDIDVSKRKEKLNLQDTYDHILADCSDEVIAQLPKTATDVTHPSQATGNAIRAKVLFQMKKYQEALPYAQAALQLNGQIEDRSTTVDNEAWVVAEDSPNNYLIVSATARTCPFMETASLETMAKFENGDYVRNYDSMGWSEMFGQMMAGINGCASCFTTTACTTAYGINAERTYYLAAECLIRTGKIREGLALIDKVREKRVEDYEKYTDLYDEEGMNAKEAMSLLQKAKWIECLGSYENFFDCKRWNSEESYKQTITRNLGEDLGSYSISPESSLWVLPFPSNAVRYNPTLTQNY, encoded by the coding sequence ATGAGAAAGACCATCAAAAAATTCATATACATAACTTGTATCGCATTGGCATTCACCGCCTGCGATGACAAGTTGGAGATAACTCCCAAAGGGCAGACCACGCTCGAAACTGTAGATGACTTGGCATTATTGCTCAACCAAGAGTATGATCTCGTGACCATGCCATTCTCCGACTTAGGACTTATCTGTGACGAGTCGTTGGGAAGCTCCGAATCAGTAAGCGAAATGTTGTCTCAGACCAAGACACTCAATTACGCCTACCTGACATACGACGAAAAAGTTGACCGCGCAACCTTGTCACAACAAGACGCAAGGTACGAGGCTCTCTACAAGTACATCAACTATATGAACGTCATTCTGGACAAAGCCGACGATGCCTCTGGCGACAACCGCACGAGAGCCACCATCAAGGCACAGGCACAAGTATTGCGAGCCTACTTCCACTATCTGCTCGTCAACATCTATGCCGCACAATATGACCCAGCCACAGCCTCAAAAAAAGGCGGCGTGCCATACGTAACCGACATAGATGTGAGCAAAAGAAAGGAAAAACTCAACTTGCAAGACACCTACGACCATATCCTCGCCGACTGTTCTGACGAAGTTATCGCCCAGCTTCCCAAAACAGCAACTGACGTTACCCATCCAAGTCAGGCTACAGGAAACGCCATTCGTGCCAAGGTTCTCTTCCAAATGAAGAAATACCAAGAAGCCCTGCCTTACGCTCAGGCTGCCTTACAGTTGAACGGTCAAATCGAAGACCGCAGCACGACTGTCGACAATGAGGCATGGGTTGTGGCAGAAGACAGTCCCAACAACTACTTGATAGTCAGTGCCACCGCTCGTACCTGCCCATTTATGGAAACAGCCTCCTTGGAAACCATGGCTAAGTTTGAGAATGGAGATTATGTGAGAAATTATGACAGCATGGGATGGAGCGAAATGTTCGGACAGATGATGGCAGGAATCAATGGTTGCGCCAGTTGTTTCACAACGACTGCTTGCACCACTGCATACGGAATCAATGCCGAGCGGACCTATTACTTGGCAGCTGAATGCCTTATCCGTACAGGAAAAATACGCGAAGGTTTGGCTTTGATAGACAAGGTCAGAGAGAAGCGAGTGGAAGATTACGAGAAATATACAGACCTCTATGACGAGGAAGGCATGAACGCGAAAGAAGCGATGTCTCTATTGCAGAAAGCTAAGTGGATAGAATGTCTCGGCTCTTATGAGAATTTCTTCGACTGCAAACGCTGGAACAGCGAGGAGAGCTACAAGCAAACCATCACCCGTAACTTAGGCGAAGACTTAGGAAGCTACAGCATCTCCCCAGAATCTTCATTATGGGTCCTCCCATTCCCAAGCAATGCTGTCAGATATAACCCCACATTGACCCAAAACTATTAA
- a CDS encoding 2-C-methyl-D-erythritol 4-phosphate cytidylyltransferase, whose protein sequence is MDYVIIVAGGKGLRMGSEIPKQFLPVAGKPILMRTIERFHEYDPALNIILVLPESQQAYWHQLCEEHHFSIKHQIANGGDTRFQSSKNGLALIPDDEDGVVGIHDGVRPFVSKEVIEECFETAREEYAAIPVYAVTDTLRYIDQHGGGKNVLRSDYRVVQTPQTFDIGLAKQAFNQEYKEQFTDDASVVESLGCQVAMVEGNRENIKITTPFDIKVAEALLG, encoded by the coding sequence GTGGATTACGTAATCATAGTAGCCGGAGGCAAGGGCCTCCGCATGGGAAGTGAGATTCCAAAACAGTTCTTGCCGGTAGCGGGCAAGCCTATCCTGATGCGCACCATAGAGCGTTTTCATGAATATGACCCTGCATTGAACATCATCCTGGTTCTGCCGGAGAGTCAGCAGGCATACTGGCACCAGCTCTGCGAGGAGCATCATTTCAGCATCAAGCACCAGATAGCTAATGGTGGCGACACCCGTTTCCAGTCTTCCAAAAACGGACTGGCACTCATTCCTGATGATGAAGATGGCGTAGTGGGTATTCACGACGGCGTGCGCCCATTCGTATCTAAAGAAGTCATCGAGGAATGTTTCGAGACGGCTCGCGAAGAATATGCAGCCATCCCTGTATATGCCGTAACCGACACCCTGCGCTATATCGACCAGCACGGAGGCGGAAAGAACGTGCTGCGCAGCGATTACCGCGTAGTGCAGACTCCCCAGACCTTCGACATCGGTCTGGCAAAGCAGGCTTTCAACCAGGAATACAAGGAACAGTTTACCGATGATGCTTCGGTGGTAGAAAGTCTTGGCTGTCAGGTTGCAATGGTAGAGGGTAACCGTGAGAACATCAAGATTACCACTCCATTCGACATCAAGGTAGCGGAAGCTTTGCTGGGCTGA